The Montipora capricornis isolate CH-2021 chromosome 6, ASM3666992v2, whole genome shotgun sequence genome has a window encoding:
- the LOC138052404 gene encoding uncharacterized protein, whose protein sequence is MYNLQKTHKNLSGKVIDYLQKCFSYAITQNKNDSDGIRKSLKAIIPHAFGDHSTCSTSWCKYLQDPVNHHHSTLPHGKDFEGDDSKKDLQEIIEVYCQNAEKLAPLGSSQANEALNNTIGSKAPKVRHYGGSESNDYRVACAVSQKNIGHAYVTQALQEIHLSPGTHGLKHSKRMDAKMSLQRARQQTKKFKIQRRGHKEKRLSKTKQAETREGSQYQSGMGYLPETEAVEILSPPKPCVSSMVPEQDYIKIVFDLETSSRGNDTEILQIAATDGADAFEVYILPTRPISPSASSVNKLTFHHGILFYNSRPVRAVPLTEGLSQMISWLRPKAPCLLIAHNCKSFDGKHLLKALESTGVDKEFSAIVSGFSDTLPAFKELLPQRKSYSQENLVRDLLHCSYEAHNAISDVQAMYELVNKFLNSKLLRKHSFSLSWVKEHNVCLAQRNVLQRTLHPLLDKKVISARMATKIAESGLGFQHLQLAFQRGGADGLELVLKEKFNGKVRVTANRRILFNIVNFFTDL, encoded by the exons ATGTACAATCTACagaaaacacataaaaatttGTCTGGTAAAGTGATTGattatttacaaaaatgctTCAGCTACGCcataacacaaaacaaaaatgactcTGATGGGATCAGAAAAAGCCTAAAAGCAATAATTCCACACGCATTTGGGGATCATTCCACTTGCTCCACCTCTTGGTGTAAATATCTCCAAGACCCAGTCAATCACCATCACAGCACTTTACCACATGGTAAAGACTTCGAGGGGGACGATTCGAAGAAGGACCTGCAAGAAATCATAGAGGTTTACTGTCAGAATGCAGAAAAGCTAGCTCCACTTGGATCCAGCCAAGCCAATGAAGCACTGAATAATACGATCGGCAGCAAAGCCCCAAAGGTCAGGCATTATGGTGGCAGTGAGAGCAATGACTATCGCGTGGCCTGTGCAGTGAGCCAAAAAAACATTGGCCATGCATATGTGACTCAG GCCCTTCAGGAAATTCACCTTTCTCCTGGAACACATGGGCTTAAACACTCGAAAAGAATGGATGCTAAAATGTCACTTCAAAGAGCAAGGCAGCAaacaaagaaattcaaaatacaaagaagaGGGCACAAAGAGAAGAG GTTGTCAAAAACAAAGCAGGCAGAAACCAGGGAAGGTTCTCAGTATCAGAGTGGCATGGGATATTTGCCAGAAACAGAAGCAGTTGAGATTCTATCACCCCCCAAACCCTGTGTGTCCAGTATGGTGCCCGAACAAGATTACATTAAGATAGTGTTTGATCTGGAGACATCATCCCGAG GTAATGATACCGAAATTCTGCAAATTGCAGCAACTGATGGGGCAGATGCATTTGAGGTTTACATCCTTCCAACCAGACCTATATCACCCAGTGCTTCATCAGTGAATAAGCTCACCTTTCACCATGGAATTCTCTTTTATAATTCTCGTCCAGTCCGAGCAGTTCCACTGACTGAGGGATTATCTCAGATGATATCATGGCTAAGGCCCAAGGCACCATGTCTGTTGATAGCTCACAATTGTAAATCTTTTGATGGGAAGCATCTCTTAAAAGCGCTGGAGTCCACTGGGGTAGATAAAGAATTTTCAGCCATTGTTTCTGGATTTTCCGACACTTTACCAGCCTTCAAAGAGCTCTTGCCTCAGCGCAAATCATACAGTCAAGAGAATTTAGTGAGAGACCTTCTACACTGCAGCTATGAAGCCCATAATGCAATTTCAGATGTCCAGGCCATGTATGAACTTGTGAACAAGTTCCTCAATTCAAAGCTGCTGAGAAAACACAGCTTCTCCTTATCATGGGTCAAGGAGCATAATGTCTGCCTTGCCCAGAGAAATGTACTTCAGCGAACACTCCATCCTTTGCTCGACAAGAAGGTCATTTCCGCTAGAATGGCTACCAAAATTGCAGAGTCTGGGCTGGGATTCCAGCACTTGCAGTTGGCATTTCAGAGAGGGGGAGCAGATGGGCTGGAACTTGTGCTGAAAGAAAAGTTTAACGGAAAAGTACGTGTGACAGCTAATAGGAGGATTCTGTTCaacattgtaaattttttcactgatttgtaa
- the LOC138052405 gene encoding tropomyosin beta chain-like produces MALETLSQLTSIAKDMAAAADELHNDFEKATKDVIVALEDTQRAKGSEEERKKALEEERKEFELKKQKAVMQQKHATEAEERAKAFYDEAQKRENKAIDAQDSLLNTITGALTSIVSAVQSVATLEIDKAVEKITSIGDKSGHKEAMRMANEEKKKQMEEMQKQRDLRQEALLQCLEFAEKIKNCQDDGELAEAAIKALHSSIGALKSLSAIMMKAAIFWQQMQVHCESLATGEMQNQVERAIKMPEEKRIKVWTSNAFKGKALRYYSKWVALDDVCGVYMLQIKETRQDLYNYLEDNPTIEEARKNVRELAATFGKDLKEAQEKLEKENMKALEAKKELENSGN; encoded by the coding sequence ATGGCGCTCGAAACCCTCTCGCAACTTACCAGCATTGCCAAAGATATGGCTGCGGCTGCAGATGAGCTGCACAACGATTTTGAGAAGGCAACAAAGGATGTAATAGTTGCTTTAGAAGACACACAGAGAGCGAAAGGTTCTGAGGAAGAACGAAAGAAAGCTCTGGAGGAAGAGAGAAAAGAATTTGAACTCAAGAAACAGAAAGCAGTAATGCAGCAAAAGCATGCAACCGAAGCGGAAGAACGAGCAAAGGCATTCTATGACGAGGCTCAGAAGAGAGAAAACAAGGCGATCGACGCACAGGACAGCCTATTAAACACAATAACGGGTGCGTTAACAAGCATCGTAAGTGCTGTTCAATCGGTAGCAACACTTGAGATCGACAAGGCAGTTGAAAAGATAACGAGCATTGGTGACAAGTCGGGGCATAAAGAAGCCATGAGGATGGCAaacgaagaaaagaagaagcaaATGGAGGAAATGCAGAAGCAGCGAGATCTTCGCCAAGAGGCTCTTCTACAATGCCTAGAATTCgcagagaaaatcaagaactGCCAGGACGACGGCGAGTTGGCAGAAGCAGCCATTAAAGCCTTGCACAGCTCCATCGGCGCACTCAAATCTCTTTCTGCTATCATGATGAAAGCAGCCATATTCTGGCAGCAGATGCAAGTGCACTGTGAATCTTTGGCGACAGGAGAAATGCAGAACCAAGTTGAGAGAGCAATAAAGATGCCCGAAGAAAAGCGCATAAAAGTGTGGACTTCTAATGCCTTCAAGGGAAAGGCCCTGCGATACTATTCCAAGTGGGTTGCTTTGGATGACGTGTGTGGTGTGTACATGCTCCAAATCAAGGAGACCAGACAAGATCTGTACAACTACTTGGAGGACAACCCAACCATCGAAGAGGCCAGAAAGAACGTTCGTGAGCTGGCCGCCACCTTTGGAAAGGATTTAAAAGAAGCTCAAGAAAAGCTGGAGAAGGAAAACATGAAGGCTTTAGAGGCgaaaaaggaacttgaaaactCTGGCAACTAA